The proteins below come from a single Ptychodera flava strain L36383 chromosome 6, AS_Pfla_20210202, whole genome shotgun sequence genomic window:
- the LOC139134188 gene encoding histamine H3 receptor-like has product MNATTDNDNANITAENASRTRDIVTTTGAVYMSNFLDHSLVNNNSHHGDYGERSDSNVLRETTLATLPDHSFVTDNWATSDEYVTTQNYYGTRVYSEVEDAGMSETAVLVITVVCSLIAILTAVSNLLILIAFCKTKKLRKPTNYFYVSLALSDCLLGVTVLPLYIYQWYYDQYWHLGKAVCLVWLAVDYFLFTASVYNIAAICLDRYLALFHGLWYRSIRTNSFVIKLIVVAWILGFVIEVPAITLWEFTSGNSTIDYNEYCNVEYESHAFYTTVTMFLSPIIPWVFIAIVYVRIYAVIRGRMTKSQRSSPYNHELDHSSNTGTSLTSKATGATLVNTSKDVKCVVGATPGCSTSTDVEDAQCITHGRLEMSAGPTNNSLYQEEGKEKEACEVSRTCTSGEKLCKNDGVCFELPTTDSQQGISNNAVELEDLAPKEIYTSACIAKIPTATKSVIASVSATCAPSKSEVKPMKCHNLRQKGRSLRGDNKAAILVSMLVASFLVFYTPWVVIAIVDASCSDGCLPSSVYNVAVWLQYANSLVNPFLYVFQDLNFRLAVFQMLCPTRTRFK; this is encoded by the coding sequence ATGAATGCAACAACCGACAACGACAACGCCAACATAACAGCGGAAAATGCATCACGGACACGCGATATTGTAACTACAACCGGTGCGGTATACATGTCCAATTTCCTGGATCATTCTCTTGTGAACAACAATTCCCATCATGGTGATTATGGAGAGCGCAGCGATTCAAATGTTTTGAGAGAAACAACACTCGCCACTTTACCAGACCACAGTTTTGTGACAGACAACTGGGCGACCTCTGATGAATATGTGACCACACAAAACTATTATGGAACTCGTGTTTATTCTGAAGTGGAAGACGCTGGCATGAGCGAGACGGCAGTCCTGGTAATAACAGTTGTATGTTCCTTGATTGCAATACTGACGGCTGTGTCCAACCTGTTGATTCTAATTGCTTTCTGCAAAACTAAGAAACTCCGAAAGCCAACCAATTATTTCTACGTAAGCCTGGCACTGTCCGATTGTCTCCTCGGTGTGACGGTACTGCCTCTATACATTTACCAATGGTACTATGACCAATATTGGCACTTAGGCAAGGCGGTTTGCCTTGTATGGCTGGCCGTAGACTATTTCCTATTTACAGCCTCGGTGTACAACATAGCAGCAATCTGCCTCGACCGCTATCTTGCTCTATTTCACGGACTCTGGTACCGAAGTATACGGACAAATAGTTTCGTCATCAAGTTGATCGTCGTTGCCTGGATATTGGGATTTGTCATCGAAGTACCAGCTATCACTCTTTGGGAATTCACTTCAGGAAATTCCACCATCGATTACAACGAGTACTGCAACGTAGAATATGAAAGTCACGCCTTCTACACCACAGTTACCATGTTTCTGTCACCCATCATTCCATGGGTCTTTATAGCCATCGTGTACGTGCGAATTTATGCGGTAATCCGCGGGCGAATGACGAAATCACAGAGAAGTTCGCCTTACAATCACGAACTCGATCACTCAAGCAATACAGGCACTTCTCTCACTTCAAAAGCAACCGGTGCTACTCTTGTCAATACATCAAAAGATGTAAAATGCGTGGTGGGTGCCACGCCTGGATGCTCGACATCAACTGATGTAGAAGATGCACAGTGCATAACACATGGCCGCCTCGAGATGTCTGCCGGCCCCACAAACAATAGCCTATACCAAGAGGAAGGTAAAGAAAAAGAAGCATGTGAAGTCAGCCGCACATGTACGTCTGGGGAAAAGCTTTGCAAAAACGATGGCGTTTGTTTTGAACTACCTACGACCGACTCGCAACAAGGGATATCTAATAATGCTgttgagcttgaagatttagCACCCAAAGAGATATACACAAGCGCATGTATAGCGAAGATTCCAACTGCTACGAAGAGTGTCATCGCGTCGGTGTCAGCCACCTGTGCGCCCTCAAAATCAGAGGTCAAACCCATGAAGTGTCACAACTTGAGACAAAAAGGTCGATCTTTGAGAGGCGACAATAAGGCCGCCATACTTGTCAGCATGCTAGTGGCTTCTTTTCTTGTTTTCTACACTCCATGGGTTGTGATTGCTATAGTAGACGCTTCGTGTAGCGATGGATGTTTACCGTCCAGCGTCTACAACGTTGCAGTGTGGTTACAGTATGCTAACTCTCTGGTAAACCCTTTCTTGTATGTGTTTCAGGATTTGAATTTTAGACTTGCCGTCTTTCAAATGCTTTGCCCGACCAGAACACGATTCAAATAA